In Truepera sp., the sequence AACCTGCGCACGCGACTGGTGCGCGGCGTGGACACCCGGGCGCGCGCGCAGCTCCATGAACTGTTCTCCGCCATCCTCAGCGGGCACGTAGGCGAGATGCAGGCGCGGCTGGACGAAGCCAAGGGCGTGCTCGAGGGCGCGGCCGACGAGAGCGCGGGCGGGCTGGGCGGCCTGTTGCCCGCCTCCAGCCTGGCCGGCCTCACCCCCCAACAGGCCGACGCCCTCGTGCTGCGGACGCTGGCAGAGCGCGCCTACGAGGGCGGTGGTGTGCTGGCGGCTCAGCAGCTCACGCGCGCCGATCAGTCGCAGCGGGTGCGCGCCGTGGCGCCGGTCCTCGACGCCTTCGGCGCCGCGGCGCACGGGCGTTACCTGGGCTTCACGTACCTGGCCGGGATCGTCGCCCTCCTGCTCGTCGTGGCGCTCGTGGCCTTCTCGCGCGGCCTGCAGCGGCTCGTCAACCCCGGCTTGGTCACGCTCCTCGCCGCCGCTCCCGGTGCTTGGCTGCTGGAGCGCGTGCGCCTCTGGTCGGACCCGAACGCGGCGCTGCCGGTCGGGGCGGCGGCCGAAGGGGTGCCCTCCACGCTGGCGGGACTGGCGGCCTACTCCCTCGCCAGGCTGCCCACCGACCTGATCGCGATTCCCCTACGCAACCACGTGGCACTGCTGCTCCTGGGTGCGTCGCTCATCGTCCTGGCGCTCGTGGCGTGGCTCCTTCGCGGCGTCAGGCCGCGTCGCCGCGGTTTCCGGTGAGGCCCCGAAGCGGCTGACTGCTTAGGGGCGCCGCCTTACGTAACGGTCCCCGGGCCTCCGCCTGACGTCGTTGCCCCCGAGCCCAGCCTCACCTGAAGGCTTCGGGCTGCAGGCCGTTCATGAAGGCGGCGATGGGCCCGTCGGACGGCGCCAGGTCGGCGACCTCGGAGTACGGCAAGGTGACGAGGAACGCCCCCTGTACGTAGGGCCCCATGGCGTAAGGATCGAACACGAACGTGATGCCCGTGGGCCCCAGGGCGAAGGTCGACAGGTCTTCGGGCGTCACGCTCACGCTCCCGTCTTCTATCCAGGCGGCCCCTTGCTTGGCCAGGTCGGCGGTTATCAGGTCCGTCACGGGTTCCACCCAGTCGACGTTCTTCGAGAACAGGTCGCCGAGGTCGAGAAGGCGCGCCCCGCCAGGCTGCAACTCGTAGAGCCGCGAGCCGTAGTAGGAGTTCGGGTGGGCGCCGCCCGTGTAGTTGGTGGTGCTCAGGAGGAAACTCACGTAGTCGCCCGCTGCACCCGCCAGGTCGACGTAAGCGTCGTTCGTCCAACCCCAGCCGAGGTTGTCCTCGTCGACGCCCTCGCGGCCCTCGGAGATGAACGTTCCGACGTTGCCGTTGGCCTCCGCCTCGAAGGCGTTGCCGACGACTTGGAGGGCTCGCGAACCGAAGCGCGGCCACGCGGCGCCGGCGTCGAGCCTGCCCTCGGTCAAACGCAGGTACGCGTACTGCGCTACCCGTGGCAACGTGGTGGCCTGCGAGTGGCCGTTCAGCGTGAGCGTCATAGTCAGGTTGGCGCCGTCGTCCTGCCAACTGGGGTTCAGGCGGGCGCTCAGGTGGCCCGTTGCGGGTACGGCCTCCTCGTCGCCGGCGCCGTTGATCAGGTAGAGGAGGGCGAAGCTGGGCGTGGAGGTGGGAACGTCCGGGTGCAGGTCGATCTCGATGCTGTCGGCGTCTTTCACCGTTCCCGACCCGGTAAGCATTACGCCTTCCTTGGCGAGCAGCACCCTCGCGTGCGCGCTGGTGGCATCGATCAGGGTCAGGTCCACGACCACGTTGTCGGTAGCCAACGCGCCCGCGTAGAGCGCGCGCCAGGGGGCGGCGTCGGCCGCGGCGGCCACCCCGAGGAGTGCGGCCACCAAGAGGGCGACGACGTGGCGCACCGACCAAGGCAGTAAGTTGTGTGCTCGTTCAATCATGCCCTCAGTGTAGCGGTGATCGGGTCGAGGTCCGGGCATGGGGCACTGCGCGCCGAGGATTGGACGCCCTGCTTCGCGGCGGACCCGGCCAGGGCCGTGGGCGGTGCTACGCTGGCGCGGATGAAGCTGACCACGGAGCGCATAACGGTCGTCGGCGCCGGGATGGCCGGCAGCGAGGCCGCCCTGGCCGCCGCGCGCCTAGGCGTGCCCGTGGACCTGATCGAGATGCGTCCCGCCAAGTCGACGCCTGCGCACCGCACGGGCGAATTCGCCGAGCTGGTGTGCTCCAACTCGTTCGGCGGTGAGGGCGAGAGCAACGCCAAGGGGCTCCTTCAGGCCGAGATGGTCGCGGCCAACGGCGTGGTGATGACGAGCGCGCACGCCAACCGCGTGCCGGCGGGCGCGGCCCTGGCCGTGGACCGTGACGCCTTCTCCGCGGCCGTGACCAAATCACTGCGTTCGGAGCCGCTCATCACCGTCCACGAGCGGGAACTGGAGCGGATGGAGGACGGCGTCGTCGTGCTCGCGACCGGGCCGCTGACCTCGGACGCGCTGGCCGCCGACCTGGAACGGCGCCTTGGCCAGGGCTTCCTCGGCTTCTACGACGCGGCCGCGCCCGTCGTGGCGTACGACTCGATCGACATGAACGTCGCCTTCCGCAAGGGCCGTTACGGTCAGGCCGCCGACTACATCAACCTCCCCTTCACGGTGGAGGAGTACGACGCCTTCTACGCCGCTCTGGAGGGGGCCCGGTCGCACACGCCACACGATTGGGAGAAGCTCGAGTTCTTCGAGGGCTGCATGCCCATCGAGGAACTGGCCCGCCGGGGCCGCGATACGTTGCGCTTCGGCCCCATGAAGCCCGTAGGACTCGAGCACCCGGAAACGGGCGAGCGCTTCCACGCCGTGGCGCAACTGCGCCAGGAGGACCAGGACGGCCGCATGTGGTCGCTGGTCGGGTTCCAGACGGGGCTCAAGTGGGGCGATCAGAAGGCCCTGGTTCAGCTCATGCCGGGCCTGCGGGAGGCCGAGGTCGTGCGCTACGGCGTCATGCACCGCAACACCTACCTCAACGCGCCACGCTTGCTGGCGCCCGGCCTGGCCCTCAGGGAGCGGCCGAACGTGTTCGTCGCGGGCGTGCTTGCCGGCACCGAGGGCTACCTGGAATCGTCGGCAACGGGTTGGCTGGCGGGCACCAACGCCGCGCGCAGCGTGCTCGGCATGGAGGGCGTCGTGCCCCCGGAGGAGAGCATGCTGGGCGGCCTCGTCCGCTACCTCTCGAGCGCCAACCCCGACGGCTTCCAGCCCATGAACGCCAACTGGGGCCTGGTGCCGCAGTTGCCCAAGGCCAGGGGTCAGGGTAAGCGCGAGCGCCGGGAGGCCATGTACCGCCGCGGGCTCGCGGCGTTCGGCGCCTGGCTGGCCGAGGTGAACCTAGGGGTGGCCGAGACGGCCTGAACCGACCGCGAGCGCGAGGGGGCGACCTGCCGTGCGCTCGGCCCGTTGCGCTCCCTCCGCCGCGCTCGGTCATACAATGCCGCATGTTCGCCGTCGACCTGCGTTCCGATACCGTGACCGTCCCTACCGCCGAGATGCGTGAAGCCATGGCTCGCGCCGAGGTGGGCGATGACGTTTACGCCGAGGACCCCACCGTCAACCGCTTGCAAGACTTGGCCGCCGAGATGATCGGGTTCGAGGGCGCACTGTTCGTGCCCTCGGGCACCATGAGTAACCAGATCGCGCTGGCCGTTCACGTCAGGCGTGGCTCCGAGGTGATCGTCCCGATGGGGGCGCACGTCTACGAGTACGAGCCGGGAGCCATGGCCGTCATCTCGGGCGCCCTGCCCCGCCTGGTGGAGGCGCCACGAGGCGCCCCGACTCCTGGGGGCGTGCGGGCCGCCATCAGGCGCAGCGGGCACCAGGCGCCCACGGGCCTCGTCGTGCTCGAGAACACCCACAATCTGGCGGGCGGCGCAGTGGTGCCGCTGGCAACGGTGGCCGCGATCCAGGCGGTGGCCGCGGAGGAGGGCCTGCCCACCCATCTCGACGGCGCCAGGGCCTTCAACGCGGCCGCGGCGCTGGGCGTCACCATCGCGGACGTAACACGCGGTTTCGACAGCGTATCGATCTGTCTATCTAAAGGCCTAGGGGCTCCCGTGGGTAGCCTCCTGCTCGGCAGTAACGCGTTCCTGCAGGAGGCACATCGTTACCGCAAGTTGCTCGGCGGGGGCATGCGCCAGGCCGGCGTACTGGCCGCGGCCGGCATGATCGCCCTGACGCGGATGCCGCAGCTACTGCCGGCAGATCATGCCCGGGCGCGGCGCCTGGCGGAAGCGCTGGCCACCACACCCGGCATCGGCATCGACATGGGCTCGGTGCAGACGAACATGGTCTATGCCACCGTGGCCGACTCGGCCGCCTTGGTAAAGCGCTGCGCGGCTCGCGGCGTTGGCGTTGGCGCCATGGGACCGACCACGGTGCGGTTGGTGACGCACCACCAAGTGAACGACGCCGACCTGGAACTCGCCACCCAGGTCGTTACCGAGGAGGCCCGCGCCCTGGCCGCCGCGGCGTGACACGGGCGCTGGAGCAGCGGTCGGCCTGGATCATCGCTCACCCCGTGGGCCACTCCCTGAGCCCGGTGATGCACAACGCCGCGTTCGCCGCCACCGGTTTCGCGGCGCGTTACGCAGCGCTCGACGTGGCGCCGGCCGCCCTGACCCAGGTCTTCGGGCGGCTGCGCGGCGCCGACGCCCTGGGGGCCAACGTGTCGCTGCCGCACAAGCAGGCGGCGGCCCGGCTGGTAGACGAGCTCGCGCCCGAGGCCGCCGCGCTGGGAGCGGTCAACACGGTCGTTAACCAGGCCGGGGTGCTGCTGGGTAGCAACACCGACGTTGGGGGGTTCCTGGACGGCCTGCTCGAACTGGCGCCCGAGCTGGGGCCCGGCGGTTTCACCGCGCTCGTCCTGGGCGCCGGGGGCGCCGCGCGCGCCGTGGTCTGGGGCCTCGTCGGCCTGGGGGCCGAGGTCGTGATCGTCAACAGGGACGCCGTCCGCGCCGGGGAGCTGGTGAGCCGGCTCGAGACCGCCGGGCTCAGACGGGGGCGGGCGCTCGCGGCAACCGCAGACAAGATCGAACCCGGGGCCTTCGACCTCGTCGTCAACACCACCACGGTCGGCATGGCGGGCGGGCCGGCCGCTACAGCGCTCCCGCTTCTCGAGCGGTCCCAGTTGGAGCGCCTGCGCGGGGGCGCCGTGGTCTCGGACCTGGTGTACCGCCCTGCCGTCACGCCGCTGCTCGCGGCCGCCGCCGAGGTCGGCCTCAGGCGCCAGAACGGCGTGGCCATGCTCGTGGGCCAGGGGGCGCGCTCGTTCGAGGCCTGGACCGGGCTGCCCGCCCCCGTGGCCGTCATGCGCGCGGCCGTAGAGGAGGCGCTGGCCGGTTGAGCCACTTGGTACGATCGACGCCGTGCGTATAGCGGTTCTAGCAGACGTTCATGGCAACCTTCCCGCCCTCGAGGCGGTGCTGGACGACATTGAGCGCCAGGACGTGGACCGGATCATCGTCAACGGAGACTCCGTCAACCGGGGAGCGCAGAGCGTGGAAGTCTCGCGCCTGCTGGCCCAACTGCCACACGAGGCCACGCTAGGTAACCACGACGACCTGATGGTCATGGTGCACGAACGGCACAAGGACCTCTCCGATAGCCTCGACGATCCCTTCTGGGCGGGCAACGTCGTGACCTCGAACCTGCTCGCGGACGCCGGTTTCCTGGGCGGCATCCGCGAGTTGCCCATGACCTTGCGGATCGAGGAGCCCGGCGCTCCTTCCATGCTGGTCTCTCACGGCAGCCCGCGCCATTACCGAGAGGGGTACGGACCGTCCCTCACGCCCGAGGTCATCTCGGAGATCGTCGAGGATTACCCGGCCGACGTTCTCGTAGGCTCTCACACGCATAGGCCGCACCTGCAGCGCTGGGCGCGCTACACGGTCCTCAACACGGGTTCCGTGGGGGCGCCGTTCAACGGCGACCCCCGCGCGCAGTACCTCATCCTCAGCCTGCGCGGTGGCACCTGGCTGGCCGATTTCCGGCGCGTGCCCTACGACCTCAGCGAGGCCGTTGCGGCCTACGACGCCTCCGGCCTGCTGGACCGGGGCGGCCTGTCGACGCACATCTTCCGCGCCGAGCTGGCGCACGCGCGCTCGTACATCGTGCCCTTCCTGATGCGTTGCGAGGAGGGCCGGCTGACGCGCGACTGGAAGGGTTGGGAGGAGTACAAGGTCTTGCGGGCGGAGCGCTTCGAACTCCCGACGATGGAGGGGGCGATCCGGTCGTCGCCCGAGCCGTGACCTCGGCGCGCAAGGGCGGAGGGCGGTGGCGCGACCTCGGGGCCATGCTTGGGGCCATGGCGGGCCGGTGCCCGAACTGCGGCGCCCCTGGGGCATTCTCGAGTCCGTGGGGCCTCAAGGCCACTTGCGACTCCTGCGGCGTGAGGTTCGAGCGGGAGCCCGGGGCGTGGCTGGGCGCCTGGGTGTTGACGTACGCCGCCGCCACGCTGGCCCTGGTCGTCCTCGCGCTGGTGTTGATCCTCAACTTCGGGCTCTTCGCCGGGCTCGAGTGGTTGCTGGTGGTTGCCGGCGCGCTCTTGGTCGTCGCGTTATACCGGCCGGTGAAGGGCTGGTGGCTCTGGTGGCTGTGGGCCGCCGGATTCGTGACCCGTGACGGTGAGACCGACTAGTCTATATATGCGCCTGAGGGTGTTATCGAGCGGGTGAAGTGGCCACCGTGCGGGGCCGGTTCGCCTTGAGGACCAGCAACACGGTAACGAGGACGAAGGCGACGAAGGACATCGTGGGTATCGTGATGAACCCCAGCCATTCGATGTACTTGACGTTGCAAGGCACCCCGCTCGAGCACACGCCCGCGCCGAAGCCGGGGATGCGTTCCACCAGGATGTGATAGCCGCTCACGAGCACGCCGAGAACGCTAAGAGGCAGCGCGTACTTGAGGACGCCGCGGTCCTGCTTGAACGTGGCCACGCCTAACAGCAAGACCAGCGGGTACATGAGGATGCGCTGGTACCAGCAGAGCGTGCACGGCGGGAAGTGCCTGATCTCCGAGAAGTAGAGCGAGCCCAGGGTGGCCACGATGGCCACCACCCAGGCGGGATAGAGGAGGCCCGGGCGGCCGGTCCTCATCGCGAGGCGGCCTCAACGGCGCTGCGGATATTGGCGAGGGAGGGGTTGGCGAGAAGGACTCCGTCGATCAGCACGGAGGGCGTTCCGGTCACGTTGGCCTCGCGTGCGATGGCCTCGTCGGTGCGCACGGCGTCGGCCGTGGCACTCGTCGAGACGCACGTGCGCAGCTGCGCGGCGTCGAGCTCGGGGGCGTACTCGACGGCAAGGTCGAGGGCCCTGCTCGTGTCACGCGCGACCTGGCTCTGAGCCCGCATCCAGATGGGCTCGAGCTTGAAGAAGGCGTCGTTGCTCTGCTGGTAGACGCACTCGCCGAGCACGGCCAGGTAGCGCGAGCGCACCGCCGGGTCGATGACCGGGAAGTTGAGGTAGTAAAGCGACGCCTTGCCCGTGTCGACGAACTCCCTCACGATCGTCGGCGCCTCGTTCTCGCTGAAGTCGGCGCAGTGGGGGCAGAGGAAGTCGAGGAACACGGCGATCTTCACGGGTGCGTCCGGATCGCCAAGGCGCGGCTGGGCCGAGTAGTCGATGGTCGCCACGGCCGCGGGCTGCTTGCTCGAGGTGAGCCGCGGCACGATGACGGCCGCGAGGACCACCAGCACCGCGATGATTATGGTCAGCAACGTCAGGCGTTGAGAGTTCATACCGCGCAGTGTAACTAACGCCGCAGGACATCTGGGCGGCGTATGAGCGGGCTAGCATGGGGCATGTCCGAGTTCGTTCCGCCCGCCACTTACCGCGCGCTGCGCGTGTTCGCCGAAGGCGACTCAGTGCGCCGTGAGGTAGTCGACGTGCCGTGGGATTCGCTCCCTGACCACGACGTCACCGTCCGCGTCAGCCACTCGAGCCTCAACTACAAGGACGCCCTGTCTGCCACGGGGAACCGCGGCGTGAGCCGCAACTACCCACACACACCGGGGATAGACGCCGCAGGCACGGTGGTCGCTTCGCGAGATCCGCGCTTCGCTCCCGGAGACGAGGTTCTGTGCACGGGCTACGACCTGGGGATGGACACGCCCGGGGGGCTTGCCGAGTACGTGAGGACGCCAGGGGACTGGCTCGTCAAGCGGCCCGCGGGCCTGGCCGCTCGTGACGCGATGGCCCTCGGCACCGCCGGGTTCACCGCGGCGTTGGCCGTGGACCGGATGAAGCAGGCGGGGGCCACGCCCGAGCTCGGGCCGGCAGTGGTCACGGGGGCCTCGGGCGGCGTGGGCACCATGGCGGTGGCGCTTCTCGCCGACGCGGGCTACGAGGTCGTGGCCAGCACGGGCAAGCCGGGGGCCGCGGGCCTTCTCGAGCTGCTGGGGGCCGCGTCCATTGCCGCTCGCGAGGAACTGAGCGCCAGGAGCGAGCGGCCCCTACTGAAGGCGCGGTACGCCGGTGGCATAGACACCGTGGGGGGCGACACGTTGGCGGGGCTCATCAAGAGCACCGCCATCGGCGGCGCGGTCGCGGCGTGCGGCCTCGTAGGCGGCGCCGAGCTGTCGCTCACCGTCCTCCCGTTCATCCTGCGGGGGGTGGCGCTGATGGGCGTCGACTCCCAGCACGCCCCGGCAGCGGTGCGCACCGCCATCTGGGACCGTCTCGCCGGTGACGCGCGCCTGAGGTCGCTGCTGGCGCATGGCGAGCTGGTGCGCGTCGTGGGCCTCGAGGAGCTCGAGCCGCGCATCCTCGACACGCTTGCCGGCCTTGCCGTGGGGCGCGTGGTCGTAAAGCTGTAACCGCTAGACGAGAGCCCGAAGCTTTCGCTGCTAGACTCGAATGGCAACAGTGAGCCACGGCACCCTCGTCGTCCGGACCGGGGTGACGGCGCCGGGCGAGGATCCACCCGCGCCGACCGCTCGACTCGAAAGGAGCTTCACCAAATGGCCTTCAAACTGCCCGATCTACCCTACGCCACCAACGCTCTGGAGCCGCACATCGACGCGCGCACCATGGAGATCCACCACGACAAGCACCACGCGGCGTACACCAACAACCTCAACGCGGCGATCGAGAAGCACCCCGAGCTGGCGAACAAGAGCGCGGAGGAACTCGTTTCCAACGTCGCCGGTCTGCCGGAGGACATCCGCACCGCCGTCCAGAACAACGGCGGCGGCTACCTCAACCACAACCTCTTCTGGGAGATCATGGGCCCGAAGGGCGGCGGCGTACCCTCCGGTGCGCTCGCGGCGGCCATCGACAAGGCCTTCGGCTCCTTCGCAGCCTTCCAGGAGAAGTTCGCCGCCGCGGCAGCCAGCCGCTTCGGTTCCGGCTGGGCCTGGCTCGTCGTGACCGGCAGTGGCGGCCTCAAGGTCTACTCGACGGCCAACCAGGACTCCCCGCTCATGCAGGGCGACAAGCCCGTGCTTGGGCTCGACGTCTGGGAGCACGCCTACTACCTGCACTACCAGAACCGCCGCCCAGACTACGTGAAGGCCTTCTGGAACGTCGTCGACTGGCACGCGGTGGCCGCCAAGTTCGACGCGGCGAGCTAGTAAGGTAGACGACTGCACGCCAGCTAGGTCGGTTGCCGGCACCCATAGCGTGATTTGCTGCCCGGCTGCTGCCTAGAACCCGTAGGTCTTTCGCCCGGGACGGAGCCCTCCGTCCCGGGCGTAACCGTAGCCTGCGGCATGCGCGCCATCCACCGTGACCGCCTCACGCAGGTGTTGCTCCTGGGCTGCCTCGGCCTGGTGGCGCTCGTTGCCGCGGAGGCGTGCGCGCGGCCCGTGGCGCCCCTGCTGGTCCAGCCTGCAATCAGGATGTCGGTCGAGGGCGAGGTCGCCCGGCCCGGGGCGTACGAGGTCGACTTCGGGGCGCGGGTCGCCGACTTGGTCGACCTCGCCGGCGGGTTCTCGCCGGCGGCGGCCCGCGCGCTGGTGCCGCTCGCGGCGCCGTTGACCGATGGGCAGGTCGTGGTGGTGCCCGGGGTAGGCGGCGCGGGCAACGCGCCCCGGGTTTCGCTCAACGCCGCAACCCTTGGAGAGTTGGAGTCGCTACCCGGCGTTGGCCCCGCCACCGCCCGCCGCATAGTCGAGCACAGGCCCTACTCGCGCGTGAACGATCTGTTGCGCGTGCCGGGTATCGGCCCGAAGAAGCTGGAGATGCTCCGCCACGCGGTCACCCTGTGAGATCGCCGGGTGGTGGCCGCTCGCGGCCGGGCACCTTCGTGCCGTGGTCGCTGCCGCTCGCTGCCGGCACCGTTCTCGGCGCGCTGGGGGCCGCGGTGGCGGGCGCAGGGCCCACGCTCATCGGCTCCGTGCTTCTCGCCGTAGGCGGCGCGCTCCTCTGGTGGCGGCTCGGCTGGCGCTGGCCGCACGTCGCGAGCGGCGGCGCGGCGGCCATGATCGCCTTCGCTCCGGTGCTGCTGCTCTCCTTCGCTCTCGGCGCGGCGCGCATGCAGGCGTGGCGTTCGGGCCCATCGGAGCAGGCGCGGGCCGCGGTAAGCGCCGAGTGGAGCGGGGCCGAGCGGGAGTGGCGCGGCAGGTCGGACGGCGACTACCTGTACGCCACGCAACCCGCGCGGGCCAAGCTGGCACTCGTCATGCCGGCGGGCGCCGCGGCGCCGGTGGGTGACGTGGTGGTGACGGGCACCGCCGAACCGGCGCCGGGAAAGCGCAACCCGGGCGGCTTCGACTACGCCGGTCACCTGGCGCGGCGCGGGGCGGCGGGCCAACTCTTCGCGCGAAGCGTGGTGCTTGTCCGGCCCGCTACCCGTGTGAGCGACTTGCTGGCCAGGGGCGTGACCGCCGGCCTCCCGGCCGAAGCGGGCGCCCTCATGCTCGCCATGACCCTGGGGCGGCGTGACGACCTCGCCGCGCTGCGAGAATCGTTCGGGGCGGCCGGCATGTCGCACCTGTTGGCGCTCTCGGGGCTCCACGTCGGGGTACTCCTTCTCGCCCTCGGGGGCGCCCTCAGGCGACTGCCCCGCGGGCGCGTTCCGCTGGTCGCCGGTGGGGCGCTGGCGTTCGTCATGCTCGTGGGGCCCAGCCCGAGCGTCGTGCGCGCTACCACCATGGCCCTCGCGGTGCTATTGACCTCCGCCTTGGGCTCGGGCCGTGCCGGTGTCTGGGCCGCCCTCGGCCTGGCGGCACTCATCGGCACGCTCATGGCCCCGCAGATGGTCCTCGACCTGGGTTTCCAGCTTTCCTACTTGGCGGTGGTGGGCATGCTGCTCTTCGTGCCGCCGTGGACCGCCCGGCTCGGTAGCCTGGTCTCGCCCCTGCCTGCCGGAGTCACGGGTTTAAGACGGGTTGTTCTCGCTGTCAGGACGGCCGCGGTCTTGGGTGCGCTCGCCAGCGCGGCTGCTCAGTTGCCCACGCTCTCCCTCGTCGCCGGCACGTTCCTGGCGGTCCCACTGGCCTCCCCACTCGTGAACGTGGCGGCGGTGCCGCTGGCCGGGCTGCTGGTGCCCTTCGGGTTCGCTGCCGGGCTGGCGGGGCTCGTCGCCGAGCCGCTGGCGTGGCTCCTCAACCAGGTCGTCGGGCCGCTGGCAGGCTGCCTCATCTGGTTGGCGCGAGTCGGTGCGCGCTTGCCCAGCCTGCCCTGGGGGGAGGTGGCCGGCGTCGGACACGTTGCGTGGGCGGGGTTGACCGCGGCCCTTGCCGCCTGGGCCCGGGGGCGGTTGAGGCTCGCCCAGGTGCTCGCCGTTGCGCTCGTGCTTGGAGGCGTCACGAGCGCCGTCCCTGCGCCGACGCCACCGCCCGACATCTGGTTCCTGGACGTCGGCCAGGGCGACGCCGCCCTGGTGCGCCTCGGGCCCGGCACCGCCGTGCTCGTCGACGGCGGAGGTTCGCCCTTCTCCGACTTCGACGTGGGCAAGCGGATCGTCGTTCCCGCCCTGCGCGCCCTCGGCGTCAGGCAGCTGAGTGCCGTGATCGCCACCCACGCCGACGCCGACCACGTCGAGGGGCTCGTTCCCGTCCTCGAGAACTTCCGCGTTGGGCTGCTCGTCACAGGACCGCCGCAGCCCGGCAACCTACTCGACGAGCGCCTCAGGTCCGTGGCTGCGCAGCGTGGGGTGAGGGTTCACGAGGCCCGCCGGGGTGAGCGCCTGAGCCTGGGCGGTGCCGTGCTCGAGCTGTTGAACCCACCCGCCGACACGTCGGGCTTGAGCCCGAACGACGCCTCGGTGGCCTTCGTGCTGCGGCTGGCGGGTGTGCCCAGGGCCCTGTTCCTCGGGGACCTGGGGGTGGGCGTAGAACCCGACCTCGCCGTTCCTCCGCTGGACGTGCTCATGGTCGGCCACCACGGTTCTCGGCACAGCACCAGCGAGGGCCTCCTGAAGGCCGCGAGCCCCGGCCTGGCCGTCATCTCCGTCGGGCGCAACGGTTACGGCCACCCAACCGCCGAGGTCCTCGAGCGCTTGGCCGCTCATGGGGTGGAGGTCATGACGACGCGCGAGCACGGCGCCATCAGGGTCGACCTCTCCGGGGAGCCCAGCTGGACGCCGAGCGTAGTGCCGGCAGCACCGCCTTGACGAATGGGGGCGCACTCGACGCCGAGCGGCCGGAAGCGGACCGGCCGGAGGCGGACCGCCGGGCGCGCCGAGGGCCGACGGGGGCCGTTCCCCGCGTGTACTCGCGGCAAGGCGTGATAGATTGTTCACAATGCTCATGACGGTGCGGGTGTTATCGGAGCAGGGTCCCGTGAGGGTTGAGCTGGCTCGTTGGGGGGACCGCCTAGTGGTGGTC encodes:
- the trmFO gene encoding methylenetetrahydrofolate--tRNA-(uracil(54)-C(5))-methyltransferase (FADH(2)-oxidizing) TrmFO, which gives rise to MGGATLARMKLTTERITVVGAGMAGSEAALAAARLGVPVDLIEMRPAKSTPAHRTGEFAELVCSNSFGGEGESNAKGLLQAEMVAANGVVMTSAHANRVPAGAALAVDRDAFSAAVTKSLRSEPLITVHERELERMEDGVVVLATGPLTSDALAADLERRLGQGFLGFYDAAAPVVAYDSIDMNVAFRKGRYGQAADYINLPFTVEEYDAFYAALEGARSHTPHDWEKLEFFEGCMPIEELARRGRDTLRFGPMKPVGLEHPETGERFHAVAQLRQEDQDGRMWSLVGFQTGLKWGDQKALVQLMPGLREAEVVRYGVMHRNTYLNAPRLLAPGLALRERPNVFVAGVLAGTEGYLESSATGWLAGTNAARSVLGMEGVVPPEESMLGGLVRYLSSANPDGFQPMNANWGLVPQLPKARGQGKRERREAMYRRGLAAFGAWLAEVNLGVAETA
- a CDS encoding DUF983 domain-containing protein; this translates as MAGRCPNCGAPGAFSSPWGLKATCDSCGVRFEREPGAWLGAWVLTYAAATLALVVLALVLILNFGLFAGLEWLLVVAGALLVVALYRPVKGWWLWWLWAAGFVTRDGETD
- a CDS encoding RsiV family protein, with protein sequence MIERAHNLLPWSVRHVVALLVAALLGVAAAADAAPWRALYAGALATDNVVVDLTLIDATSAHARVLLAKEGVMLTGSGTVKDADSIEIDLHPDVPTSTPSFALLYLINGAGDEEAVPATGHLSARLNPSWQDDGANLTMTLTLNGHSQATTLPRVAQYAYLRLTEGRLDAGAAWPRFGSRALQVVGNAFEAEANGNVGTFISEGREGVDEDNLGWGWTNDAYVDLAGAAGDYVSFLLSTTNYTGGAHPNSYYGSRLYELQPGGARLLDLGDLFSKNVDWVEPVTDLITADLAKQGAAWIEDGSVSVTPEDLSTFALGPTGITFVFDPYAMGPYVQGAFLVTLPYSEVADLAPSDGPIAAFMNGLQPEAFR
- a CDS encoding thioredoxin domain-containing protein codes for the protein MNSQRLTLLTIIIAVLVVLAAVIVPRLTSSKQPAAVATIDYSAQPRLGDPDAPVKIAVFLDFLCPHCADFSENEAPTIVREFVDTGKASLYYLNFPVIDPAVRSRYLAVLGECVYQQSNDAFFKLEPIWMRAQSQVARDTSRALDLAVEYAPELDAAQLRTCVSTSATADAVRTDEAIAREANVTGTPSVLIDGVLLANPSLANIRSAVEAASR
- a CDS encoding metallophosphoesterase; translated protein: MRIAVLADVHGNLPALEAVLDDIERQDVDRIIVNGDSVNRGAQSVEVSRLLAQLPHEATLGNHDDLMVMVHERHKDLSDSLDDPFWAGNVVTSNLLADAGFLGGIRELPMTLRIEEPGAPSMLVSHGSPRHYREGYGPSLTPEVISEIVEDYPADVLVGSHTHRPHLQRWARYTVLNTGSVGAPFNGDPRAQYLILSLRGGTWLADFRRVPYDLSEAVAAYDASGLLDRGGLSTHIFRAELAHARSYIVPFLMRCEEGRLTRDWKGWEEYKVLRAERFELPTMEGAIRSSPEP
- the aroE gene encoding shikimate dehydrogenase → MTRALEQRSAWIIAHPVGHSLSPVMHNAAFAATGFAARYAALDVAPAALTQVFGRLRGADALGANVSLPHKQAAARLVDELAPEAAALGAVNTVVNQAGVLLGSNTDVGGFLDGLLELAPELGPGGFTALVLGAGGAARAVVWGLVGLGAEVVIVNRDAVRAGELVSRLETAGLRRGRALAATADKIEPGAFDLVVNTTTVGMAGGPAATALPLLERSQLERLRGGAVVSDLVYRPAVTPLLAAAAEVGLRRQNGVAMLVGQGARSFEAWTGLPAPVAVMRAAVEEALAG
- a CDS encoding YhdH/YhfP family quinone oxidoreductase; translation: MSEFVPPATYRALRVFAEGDSVRREVVDVPWDSLPDHDVTVRVSHSSLNYKDALSATGNRGVSRNYPHTPGIDAAGTVVASRDPRFAPGDEVLCTGYDLGMDTPGGLAEYVRTPGDWLVKRPAGLAARDAMALGTAGFTAALAVDRMKQAGATPELGPAVVTGASGGVGTMAVALLADAGYEVVASTGKPGAAGLLELLGAASIAAREELSARSERPLLKARYAGGIDTVGGDTLAGLIKSTAIGGAVAACGLVGGAELSLTVLPFILRGVALMGVDSQHAPAAVRTAIWDRLAGDARLRSLLAHGELVRVVGLEELEPRILDTLAGLAVGRVVVKL
- a CDS encoding GntG family PLP-dependent aldolase, with translation MFAVDLRSDTVTVPTAEMREAMARAEVGDDVYAEDPTVNRLQDLAAEMIGFEGALFVPSGTMSNQIALAVHVRRGSEVIVPMGAHVYEYEPGAMAVISGALPRLVEAPRGAPTPGGVRAAIRRSGHQAPTGLVVLENTHNLAGGAVVPLATVAAIQAVAAEEGLPTHLDGARAFNAAAALGVTIADVTRGFDSVSICLSKGLGAPVGSLLLGSNAFLQEAHRYRKLLGGGMRQAGVLAAAGMIALTRMPQLLPADHARARRLAEALATTPGIGIDMGSVQTNMVYATVADSAALVKRCAARGVGVGAMGPTTVRLVTHHQVNDADLELATQVVTEEARALAAAA
- a CDS encoding disulfide oxidoreductase; the encoded protein is MRTGRPGLLYPAWVVAIVATLGSLYFSEIRHFPPCTLCWYQRILMYPLVLLLGVATFKQDRGVLKYALPLSVLGVLVSGYHILVERIPGFGAGVCSSGVPCNVKYIEWLGFITIPTMSFVAFVLVTVLLVLKANRPRTVATSPAR